ACTATTTCttgttttattcttttagGAGTtattgcttctttttttttttttttttgataaacgtattaacattttttgcGTATATAATCAATTTTAAGGAagcaaaagaaaaggaaacaaCAAAAGAGTAACagtataacaatataataattacatattacCCATATACTATTTTATGTGGagaaaacacaaaaaaaaaaaaaaaaaaaaaaaaaaaagtttcattgttatttaacattaatattcctattttaaaagataaataaacaaaaaagataacagtatattttttgaagccttttttttttttttttcaaaaaatatttgagaaaaaaaattggagcTATAATTAAGCATACAATAACGCATTAATTTTGAATCCAAAGGAAATAATGTCGATAGACagaaaagaatttatattaaaaaaaaaaaaaaaaaaaaaaaaaatacgaaataACAAAACGAATTAGCAAAACAAAATGACGGAAACCCtctttatacatatgtacataaaaataattaaaaaaaaaggaaataacaAGGCATTCCTAACATTTCTTTGTTCTCATTTTAGGAGCAGGTAAAAGCGACTTCACCTTTTTGGACATTCcgataattatacatattatcaCACGAtcatatgcatacacatttttatatgtgtCTTAGGTGTACatggaaagaaaaaagaataagaaatctaatatagaagaaatttctgcattttttatgtaaacaGGAGCTGCGTTCTTTCTTCCCTTGTACATTCTAtagattatatatactacGTGTGCAAAACTTTatcagaaaaagaaaaaaagattaaattaaattgaaaTTGAACTAAATTGAAATTGAACTAAATTGAAATTGAATTAAATTGAAATTGAACTAAATTGAAATTGAACTAAATTGAAATTGAACTAAATTGAAATTGAACCAAATtgaacattttataaaaagattaATAAGCGAACATAGCGATGGCTAAAGAAGTAACCCTATCTCAATGCATAAAAAACTGGGAGCagaaaaatggtaaaaaaaaaaatactacaataaaaaaataaacagaaaaaaagggaatatttaaaacatctagaaaaaaaacaaaagaaaaaaaaaaaaatgtaattccCTTTAAGcacaacttttttttttttgttttttttccttaccGGTAcaggaaaaataataaaagaagaagaagaggtTAGCTTTATTTGTCATATACCCTTGATAGAAAAATTAGACAACAGTATAaacacattaaaaaaatgtaagcGTTTGTCCTTATCGACGAATCGAATTGAGAAGTTAATACCGATGTCTGGTTTGAGTAATAAATGTGCACTATGGGTTTCCGCTTTTATGTACAAGTGCATATGTGCTTGAACATGTGCATTTATGTGCATACGTACGCATGTTCATTAGTCCACACATACGTACGCATGTTCATGAGTCcacacatacgtacataagtacatttatatatgtacacacgcACAATGTGGTAATATCTTACCCCCCCAAATAAggaatttttacttttataaaaacagaaaatataGAGATATTGTCACTTGGAAGAAattgcataaaaaaatttcagtTTCTTGAAGATATAAGTGGAACGTTAAAACAACTATGGATGTCTTATAATAGTATTGACAAGTTAGATAATTTACAGTCCTTAAAAAAACTGCAGGTCCTTTACttatttcataataaaataaagagcACTGAGGAAATAGACAAGTTGGTAAGGATAAACTAGTCGATCCTTTTCTTCATGCTTTTCTTCTGACCTGTTCAAGTTAATTTGTTCATGTTGATGTAATTAttgtatacttttttttttttttttcttatagaGCGCTTTGCCTGAATTGGCGGAATTAGGGCTTAAGGGAAACCCAATATATGATGGAAAAACTAACGTAGTTTCTTTTATcctatatcttttatttttttatcctatatcttttatttttttatcctatatcttttattttttatcctaTATCTTTtcttatcttattttttatcctatatcttttatttttttatcctatatcttttattttttatcctatatcttttatttttttatcctatatcttttatttttttatccgttatcatttattttttatcctttgtcttttattttttcctttttctttttttgctgATCCTGTTTCTCCATACTCTACCGCAATTTCAACTATGCTTTTATATCCATGTTGctcattttttaatcttttttaatgCACAGGAGTACATGAAACTAGtcattttgaaaaagttGCCTCAACTAAAAGTTGTAGACAATGAGACagtaggaaaaaaaaaaagaaaaagtacaTTTTTGAAATGTATCCTTGCACATAAACAAATGTCCAAAATGCCTTTTCATATTTACCCTCCGCATATATGCGCagtaaataaatgtatgtacgtgtgtatatgtatatatatatatatatatatatatatatatatatatatatatatatatatatgtatatgtgggTGGGTATACAATCATATGGCAGTGAAGgatataagttttttttttttttttttttttttttttttttatttccttttgcCCATTCAGATAACAGAAAAACAGAGAAACGACGCACTAACCGTTGAAGTAGTTTGAGTAAGAATTGGGGGAAATTCCTATGACGAcacaatttaattttaatcatttgatcatttcttttctcttctttactttttcattttgatgttttgtataatatcaatttttctttgataggactttatttttttttcgacgTTGTACTATAAACGAgggaaaaaaagtaaaataagcgaacagataaatatatatataaataaatgaataaaattatacgtAAAATAATGAACGACGTAGTGAACGCAAAATTAGTGTTATCTCATTAAacagacatatatatatatatatatatatatatatatatatatatatatatatataaaaatgcattaaTTACAATATCTTTGTTTAATTGAATGCATTCTATGACGGAACAGCTGTTGAGAACATCCACATGTTCATATTGGTTGATCCTGTTAATAGGGGGAAAAAAGTATGTCCCTATGTGCGTGAACATACAAAtacgcacatatacatatacacatacgtatatatatatatatatataaattgttaCATATGCATTACGCGAgcaaaataatttgttttccCTTTAAGGCGTCTATTAATACCTGTTTGATGTATCATTGGTGCTATCTATTTGGCTACTAATTTCAATAATTAAAGCATCCATATCATTTAATGCgtagttatttttttcaatactTTCTATTATTTCCCTTTCTCTATGTTCATTTTCGATGATCTTCTTATGTGTGCTACTTAGCTCGTTCAGCAGTTTTCCTTAGTGTGGACAAAGAAGGAGGGGGAATGTGTGCATGTAGAGCtgtgtgtacatacataactactcatatatataactacacatatatgtaactgcgcatatatgtaactacacatatatgtaactgCTCATATATGTAactacacatatatatgcgtatgcTGCCATGTTTGGGTTGTTGGGCCCAGTTCGTTCCCTACTCAAGTGGGAGTAGTTCCTCTCGTGTTCCTTCATTAGCCTGTcataatttatctttttattatatatcaaaacatttaaataaagaaagtcaacactatttatattttcattaattgatataatatagttaatattagaaaacttttttttatacaaatttagCAATGTTAGATTAGTTTTTTGTGCTTCttcaattttgtttttttgtttatttattattgcaTTGTAAATATCATTTATAGCACTactctttttcattaataaattatctttttttattttttctttcattatcttataatttttcatttcttcgTCTAactcaaataaaaaaatcttACTCTGACATAGTATTGAACCTACTaacatttttgtattttcaaaatatatcgttactttctttatttcgttttttagCTTTTCAATCTCGTTCAATGTTAGCTGCTGCTTTTCTATTAAGTTTAGACAAATTTCTTGTTCTACGGATAAGGGAGgggggagaaaaaaaaaatatggaagtagtagtagtagaaGAAGTAGAAGAAGAAGTAGTAGAAGAAGTAGAAGAAGAAGTAGTAGTAGAAGTAGAAGAAGAAGTAGTAGTAGAAGTAGAAGAAGTAGTAGTTGAAGTATAAGTAGTGGGGGAAATTAAGTTGGTGAATGTTAACTAGTAAATATGAAGTCGTAAATTTACTCAAAAGTGCATAATTTCATTCTTTTACtgctcatattttttaagaccATTTTACCGTCTGTGCTTTCATGCCGCTTAAAACTCTGGACCGAGTAAAATTCTTCCTTCGACTCCTCCTTGCTCCAGTGCaagcaaatatttttttccttaattaGACTTAGTGTATTGCAATCATTGTCCTTTTCTGCTTCGCTGTCTTTGTAAAAAGGggtaaacaaaaaaaggaaagccATAATGTTAGCGGTAGAGGTAGCGATAGCTGTAACGGTAGTGATGACTATGGCTGCAACGACTTGGTGTTCATTGGTTTATTCctccttttatttatattttcccaTTCATGTAGTTACTTTACTTACTTATTTGACCTTTATTATGTTCTATTTCCTTGGGAACATGTTGCTGTTTTTGGCCATTGGTAGGACACATCAAATTACCCTTCTCTGCTTCATTTTGTAGACGATTTTCTGTACAGTTCATGCTACTCTTCCTAGAGGAATCAGCAAAACTGTTATCAATTACTTCATATGCTTCATCCGCTCCATTTGCTCCATCCGCTCCATTTGTTCCATCCGcttcattttcttcttttatataagtaGTTTCATCCCTTTTGTGAGTAATAATATCCTCTATATTTACGTCATATATACCTTCTTTTGGTCTCgactttttctctttatagTTGTTCATTCGAGGGAGCGCACCCTGAGAAATACTCAAATATTCATCATCTCTCTTTgttaatatactttttaaaatgtttctatattttgatatacaGTCATCTAGTAAACTTTTCAATTCTCTTAAGAATTCGGTATGcagaatattataattaaaattctGTTCCTTGTCATATAAACTTGTACACacataatgaatatattcaagtatttttataaatttttttctctcttcatatttttcaattagTAGTAAAAAAGCTCTATTTTCCAGTTCTAAATATTCGTTTTCATGCTGTAATGATGCAAAGAGGTGTAGATGAGAGGATTTAATGAGTGCACGTgttagagaaaaaaaaaaaaaaaaaaaaaaaaaaaaaattatatataaaataaaaaattatatataaaataaaaaataaatatactcCTACTATCATACGGCGCTCCTTAATATATGATGTATCATTGTTGCATTATGGAGCCATATTAGCTGTAATAATACAGTGATAAGCCCATGtaccttttctttttaattttaataggCTGTGTATTTCTAACcattacatattatattacaatCATTACTACCAtcattactactattactcttcatattttttgctCCTTCTACATTGTAGTTTTATTTGCtctgtatatgtatttatcaTCCCGTGGTATGATAGAACGCCTCGCGGAGCATAATACACAGTTAAGTGcccacatatgtacatacatatgtatttatgcatataaatatgttagtGTATTTGTGAATGTGTGTGTGTGAGTGCAAGTATTCAAGTTCGTAAGCTTGCTTTAacctttatattttcatttttagatAACAATTCTTTCAATATAATCTTCTTATCGTCTAATAAGTAACTCATCTTTTCCtcttataattatttcgATCTCTATCCTGTGATGAAGTATACACGGGGTTATATAACAGAGGACAAAGAAAACAATTGAGTAAAAGTACTTGAATGTACATATTCCTTTTTAGGTCTAATGAGTGCGGGGCTGGAAAATAAATtgcttttcttttaatttccCCCCTATTTgactttcttttttgtacCATAATTAACTCTTTTTTTGTCCcgtttttccttcttttcttttttttttttttttttttctatcttAGAAATCGCGCAAaagacagaaaaaaaaaaaaaaagtacactGCAAAGATGggtaaaatatttcaaattttcaaattttcaaatttacaAATGAACACTTTAAATTTCCCACCATATGCTAACACAGCTTCACGCGGCAGagatttataattattatgtataattatcatAGAGTAGTTTAGTAGTTGGGcgtataatattttaccCATTGAGCAATATTATGCATTCCTGACCCCCTTAAATGATAATCCCTTTTTTTAGATGaacaaaaaagaggaaaaaaaaattgccagttatttttcataaaagtAGGAATAACGTGAGAGATATATGATAGGTATGTGGGGCATTAATCTGCAAACTGTTAAGGGATTGgtaaaaatacaatattttattcagACCATGTTAAGAAGTAAAATACttatacaaaataagaaaaatagagCAAACAATTACATGTGCATTTTATAGTAACAAATGGAACAGATTATGCTTCTCGTCattttatctttaaaaaaggCAGCAcaatacgtatatatatacatgtaggtatatatatacatgtacgtatatcTATAAGCATACGCCCATAATATACATTCTTTTAGATTCAATGCTCTTGACATGTTAAAGCACGACAAGTGGCACACCTTTTTTAAACAAGCTCAACTATACGTAAAGCTGTATGAACAACATTCTTGCATCAGTGGTACAGCGGCAATGAAACAGTAATGAAGCTGCAATGAAGTAGTAATGAAGCTGCAATGAAGTAGTAATGAAGCTGCAGTGAAGTAGTAATGAAGCTGCAATGAAGTAGTAATGAAGCTGCAATGAAGTAGTAATGAAGCTGCAATGAAGTAGTACTCCTTCTTTTTTACGATTTATATATCACTCTTTCATATTTATCTTTTGTCTCTTTACTTTtgtctctttttttttgttattattttattatttttttttatttttttttccttttttttattttttactctttATACTTATTGTTCTATTCTGCACTGTGAGCAGTGGGTGCACAAGTTTTCGACATAGCGTTGGTCAGCATATATCAAAAGGTATGCAacatatgataaaaaaaaaaaaaaaataataaatatataaaataaataggaaTGTTTTGAATATAGgacaaaatttataataataatattaattgaGAAAATGTAAAACCATGCGTATAGGAGCTTGTTTAATTGTTCTTAccattcaataaaaaaacaaagtgaCGCTAtgcatataaacatataagtgtatgtatgtaagcaTTACATAGATACACGTACCTATAAAActtgtatatacattaatcTCAAAAAAGGCCAAACGGTGATAAAGTTCTAATAATCCACacgaatatataaaaatttgtgtTACTTCAATGTAACATCCTTTTTCCTtacttttatcttttctaattttcttttttaaaaggaaTAACTCACTGATATAATTTCAAATTCTGcgcaaaaaatgaaatataatttttttcttatttttccacatcgttataaataaaaaagctaCACATCCAAAATGAACGAACAAAAAcgtaaataagaaaaattggAATATCACGCAGCCGGATAAAAGTGGTACATTAAAAGTACCTTATTGAGCTTCAAACATATTAGTAAAATAGTATCTCTTTCCTTTATGTCTACAGTTATGTTActctttatatttcattttaccattttttcatttttctattttttttttttttttttttgcaacaCCATTAAAACAgatttaaaatgaaataaaaaaaaaattaaattaaaataaaataataaaaaaaaaaaagcaatatgcaatataatagtaaaacaacaaaatgtaaacaaattggcaaaataagaaaacatATCACAATATGAAAgaatatgataaatatatataaagttaaaaaaaaaaaaaaaaaaaatagcaatataggttttaaaattactttAGTATGGTTacaatgaatataaaatgaagataATTGTGCAGATAATTTATTACCGTTACATagcacataaaaaataataaatataaaagaatagcgtacatatatttttaaacaatgAGTAGTAACatgtaatatgtattatttatgctCACAAAagtataagtaaaataaaataacaacaCATAATAATAGAAGCTAAAAGATATAAAGGCAAAAAcgtataaaaagaaatattacaaaaaaaaatattacgaaaaaagtataaaaaaaaaaagcacagaaaaagtataaaaaaatatgcaaaaaaaggtatacaaaaaaaaattatatatttaattttttaaaacatcaaaatacaaaaaaaaaaaaaaaaaaaaaggcaacaTGACTCTGACAGTTGGAAAGGCAGGCCCAGCATCGGATTTTCGAAAGTTCATGGAAAAGAGATTACAAAGTAAGCATTTAatagttaaaatttttgaatgTGATGAATGTATACTAATATGAGCCCATACGCGTATGGGACGATACgatgtgatatatatatatatatatatatatgtgtatgtatataatgacGAGGAATGGAAGAATGAAGAGATGATCAAAGGAAATATACTGTATAACTTTGAAAATCGTTTTTTCCAAAACAATTTTTCGttcacatttttttctccttttccgTATGTTTTTTGCCCACTTGTTCGTAGTTTATCTAAATGGTAACAGACTAATCGTCGGTGTGCTTAGGGGTTATGACACGTTTATGAATTTAGTGTTAGATAATACGGTCGagataaaaaaggaagagcAAATTGATATAGGTGTGGTTGTGATAAGAGGGAACAGCATATCGTACTGGGAGTGTTTAGACAAAGTTGACATTAAATGAGGACTTTTCAGCTAGTTGTTATGTATTcctatacatatacatatgcatgtatgtgaGTAGGTATGTACGTACACATACCAATTTGTTGTTCCTCGTTACTTTAACAAAATGTAAAGTTCCAACCATAAACAGTACGTTAATATTCAGTTAAACAGAAGGCAATATTGTGcacatcaaaaaaaaaaaaaaaaacaaacaaacaaacaaacaaacaaacaaacaaacaaacaaacaaacaaacaaacaaacaaacaaacaaacaaacaaacaaacaaacaaacaaacaaacaaacaaaagggatttatacacatgtatTATCTGTGTATGCATTAAATAATACGAGGAATGAAGACATGTGCAAAAAGTAAAACAgagataattatataaaagtgGCAACCTCAAGATATTAATGCAagttaatgaaaattaattttttgaagctttctactatttttttcattcgtAAATTTTGCTTGATTTATCATTTCATTTATGtagctttattttttcagtcatatattttagctcattttatttaccttttttttttctttttttttttttttctcctttttttttttgttaaatatgtCTTAAATTTTCCCATAACCTCTTTATTTTCAATACAGTCTTTTTACTAAtccttttttgaaatttagctttttcattttgcaaaataaaaacaaagcaGTCACAAGTTGATATGTATTCTTCTTCcctaaaaagtaaaaaaaaaaaaaaaaattgcaaataaTTGGAAAATAGCTAGCTAATAATTTGTGAAAATAACATGAACAGGCAATATGAACTAGGAGTATCCCCAAGTAATGAGAAGTAGTATCACTCCAAAGTAACACACGAGAATGCAATTTAcgaaatgtaaaattatgaacagtacataaaaaattcacAACAAATACATGCGTTCAGAAATTGTGTGCATGCGCTTTTTTCAGAGCA
The sequence above is drawn from the Plasmodium malariae genome assembly, chromosome: 5 genome and encodes:
- the DLC1 gene encoding dynein light chain 1, putative; translation: MAKEVTLSQCIKNWEQKNGKIIKEEEEVSFICHIPLIEKLDNSINTLKKCKRLSLSTNRIEKLIPMSENIEILSLGRNCIKKFQFLEDISGTLKQLWMSYNSIDKLDNLQSLKKLQVLYLFHNKIKSTEEIDKLSALPELAELGLKGNPIYDGKTNEYMKLVILKKLPQLKVVDNETITEKQRNDALTVEVV
- the PmUG01_05023600 gene encoding conserved Plasmodium protein, unknown function is translated as MSYLLDDKKIILKELLSKNENIKHENEYLELENRAFLLLIEKYEERKKFIKILEYIHYVCTSLYDKEQNFNYNILHTEFLRELKSLLDDCISKYRNILKSILTKRDDEYLSISQGALPRMNNYKEKKSRPKEGIYDVNIEDIITHKRDETTYIKEENEADGTNGADGANGADEAYEVIDNSFADSSRKSSMNCTENRLQNEAEKGNLMCPTNGQKQQHVPKEIEHNKGQINSEAEKDNDCNTLSLIKEKNICLHWSKEESKEEFYSVQSFKRHESTDEQEICLNLIEKQQLTLNEIEKLKNEIKKVTIYFENTKMLVGSILCQSKIFLFELDEEMKNYKIMKEKIKKDNLLMKKSSAINDIYNAIINKQKNKIEEAQKTNLTLLNLYKKKFSNINYIISINENINSVDFLYLNVLIYNKKINYDRLMKEHERNYSHLRKLLNELSSTHKKIIENEHREREIIESIEKNNYALNDMDALIIEISSQIDSTNDTSNRINQYEHVDVLNSCSVIECIQLNKDIYNVEKKIKSYQRKIDIIQNIKMKK
- the SNRPG gene encoding small nuclear ribonucleoprotein G, putative is translated as MTLTVGKAGPASDFRKFMEKRLQIYLNGNRLIVGVLRGYDTFMNLVLDNTVEIKKEEQIDIGVVVIRGNSISYWECLDKVDIK